The proteins below are encoded in one region of Alkaliphilus flagellatus:
- a CDS encoding minor capsid protein, with product MKSNQYWKQRSIERMAKYHKDSEETINLISNAYSKALHDIEEDIRKIVGTYATNGKLTSAQARKYLNQKIPNFILDIIRNLYPKVKNESLQQWMLSILNAPAYKARITRLEALKQSIYLRTKLVADIETQLATSQYLDTINPAYYRNMFDIQKGISMGFDVAQMPTNVIKTVLNNPWSGKHFSSRIWNNTDALAEKLIEVITSGFMSGKSIDRMVKEIEELTDYGKFAATRLVRTETTFMANAAEMESYKEAGIDKYIYVATLDMRTSDICQKLDRQIFNVKDAEPGKNLPPMHPYCRSTTRAYLGEDTLKGIQRRARDPKTGKTYLVPADMSYKEWYKKYVVDEYGQDQAQAMKNKIVNKSSDKEQHNRYKDILGKEVPKSFDKFQELKYNNSEEWKGLQQLYRDTNSGKVWQNAEFSTEKLFNKHYDKHLSEYGNITKEEYLNMARDLLASPVKGDIEGFKSGIGFVFRYNKTTNDFAIGRADGYISTLYKPIDGYEHYLEQVEKYMEE from the coding sequence ATGAAGAGTAATCAGTACTGGAAGCAAAGATCTATTGAAAGGATGGCAAAGTACCATAAAGATAGTGAAGAAACTATTAATCTTATATCTAATGCCTATAGTAAAGCACTACATGACATCGAGGAAGATATACGAAAGATAGTAGGTACATATGCTACTAATGGAAAATTAACCTCAGCACAAGCAAGAAAGTATTTAAATCAAAAGATACCTAATTTTATTTTAGATATAATACGAAATCTGTATCCTAAAGTAAAAAATGAAAGTCTACAACAATGGATGTTATCAATACTTAATGCACCGGCTTACAAAGCTAGAATAACAAGACTTGAAGCACTAAAACAAAGTATATATCTAAGGACAAAACTAGTAGCTGATATAGAAACTCAACTAGCCACAAGTCAATACTTAGATACTATTAATCCAGCTTACTATAGAAATATGTTTGATATTCAAAAAGGTATAAGTATGGGGTTCGATGTCGCCCAAATGCCAACTAACGTAATTAAAACTGTATTAAATAATCCTTGGAGTGGAAAACATTTTTCAAGTCGTATATGGAACAACACTGATGCATTAGCCGAAAAACTAATTGAAGTTATAACTAGCGGATTTATGAGTGGTAAAAGCATAGATAGAATGGTTAAGGAGATAGAAGAATTAACCGATTATGGTAAGTTTGCAGCCACCAGATTAGTCAGAACAGAAACTACTTTTATGGCAAATGCAGCAGAGATGGAAAGCTATAAAGAAGCAGGAATTGATAAATATATTTATGTGGCCACACTAGATATGAGAACATCGGATATATGTCAGAAGCTAGATAGACAAATATTTAATGTTAAAGATGCAGAACCAGGAAAGAATCTTCCACCAATGCACCCTTATTGTAGAAGTACGACAAGGGCTTATTTAGGAGAGGATACATTAAAAGGTATTCAAAGACGTGCAAGGGATCCAAAGACAGGTAAGACTTATCTGGTGCCAGCTGATATGAGTTATAAAGAATGGTATAAGAAATATGTAGTAGATGAATATGGCCAAGATCAAGCTCAGGCTATGAAAAATAAGATAGTAAACAAATCAAGTGATAAGGAGCAACATAATAGATACAAAGATATTTTAGGCAAAGAAGTTCCTAAATCCTTTGATAAATTTCAAGAATTGAAATATAATAATAGTGAGGAATGGAAAGGTCTACAACAGTTATATCGCGATACAAATAGTGGTAAAGTTTGGCAAAATGCTGAGTTTTCTACAGAAAAATTATTTAATAAGCATTATGATAAACACTTAAGTGAGTATGGAAATATAACCAAAGAGGAATACCTAAATATGGCTAGAGATTTATTAGCTTCACCTGTTAAAGGAGATATTGAAGGATTTAAGAGTGGAATTGGATTTGTATTTAGGTATAACAAAACAACAAATGATTTTGCTATTGGTAGAGCTGATGGATACATATCGACGTTATATAAGCCAATAGATGGATATGAACATTATCTTGAGCAGGTAGAAAAATATATGGAGGAATAA
- a CDS encoding CPCC family cysteine-rich protein: MDYEINCPCCTSKVEMFDICEVCGWQNSGPDENEDDPKGPNKMSLKEAKEAYLKGNEII; this comes from the coding sequence ATGGACTATGAAATTAATTGTCCTTGCTGTACTTCTAAAGTAGAGATGTTTGATATTTGCGAAGTATGCGGATGGCAAAACAGTGGACCAGATGAAAATGAAGATGATCCTAAAGGCCCTAATAAGATGAGTTTGAAGGAAGCTAAGGAAGCCTATCTAAAAGGCAATGAAATAATTTAA
- a CDS encoding phage scaffolding protein, translated as MDWLKELLKNAGIEDIKVDEIVANANKEVPKYLIPKDKYNEVSEAKKQLESDIKERDKQLKNLGDKVKGNEELEKQIKDLQETNKKAAGDYETKIKNITLDNAIKLKLKDSKAKYEDILMGKFDREKLNIKEDGTIEGLDEQFNSIKEGYKDLFEQPITGNTPNNNGGSKGEVDPFLAGFNS; from the coding sequence ATGGATTGGTTAAAAGAGTTGCTTAAAAATGCAGGGATTGAAGATATAAAGGTAGATGAAATAGTAGCAAATGCAAATAAAGAAGTCCCTAAGTATCTAATTCCAAAAGACAAGTATAACGAAGTATCAGAAGCTAAGAAACAATTAGAGTCTGATATTAAAGAGAGAGACAAACAGCTTAAGAATTTAGGAGACAAGGTAAAAGGTAATGAAGAATTAGAAAAGCAGATTAAAGACCTTCAAGAAACTAATAAAAAGGCTGCTGGAGATTATGAAACTAAGATTAAGAACATTACCTTAGATAATGCCATTAAGCTTAAATTAAAGGACAGTAAAGCAAAGTATGAGGACATTCTAATGGGTAAGTTTGATAGGGAAAAATTAAACATTAAAGAAGATGGTACTATTGAAGGCTTAGACGAGCAATTCAATAGTATTAAAGAAGGCTACAAGGATTTATTTGAACAACCCATTACTGGAAATACACCTAATAATAATGGTGGTAGCAAGGGCGAAGTAGATCCATTTTTAGCAGGATTTAATTCATAA
- a CDS encoding phage head-tail connector protein — MEQLERLKIKLGISLEDVTQDELLNLYLEDSKDTMLELTHLKELPTSLNSSQIDLAIVYYNKQGIEGQTSHSEGGISRSFEEDIPKDIMKKIRSARRLPR, encoded by the coding sequence ATGGAGCAATTAGAAAGACTCAAGATTAAGTTAGGTATATCTTTAGAAGATGTGACTCAAGACGAATTATTAAATCTGTATTTAGAAGATTCAAAGGATACTATGTTAGAACTTACACACCTTAAAGAGCTACCTACAAGCCTAAATTCAAGTCAAATAGACCTAGCTATAGTTTACTATAACAAGCAAGGAATAGAGGGGCAAACAAGCCATAGTGAAGGTGGAATAAGCAGAAGTTTTGAAGAAGATATACCTAAAGACATAATGAAGAAGATTAGATCAGCAAGAAGATTGCCGAGGTGA
- a CDS encoding HK97-gp10 family putative phage morphogenesis protein: MSIEGFDSLMRKLDSLGGSTTKAVAKGVGLAAKKVQGDAKDLAPVDTGQLRNSISTNIEEKDNVIVGKVFTNNDHAAYVEFGTGQRGKASDIESKKEMNISYKEDWTGMAAQPFMYPAMKQNEGYIKDTIKGAIQMEIKKVSK; the protein is encoded by the coding sequence ATGAGTATAGAAGGTTTTGATAGCTTAATGAGAAAGCTAGATAGTTTAGGTGGTAGTACTACAAAAGCAGTAGCTAAAGGTGTAGGATTAGCAGCTAAAAAAGTACAAGGCGATGCTAAAGACTTGGCACCTGTAGATACAGGACAGCTAAGAAATAGTATAAGTACCAACATAGAAGAAAAAGACAATGTGATAGTAGGCAAGGTATTTACTAACAATGACCATGCAGCATATGTTGAATTTGGTACAGGACAACGGGGTAAAGCTTCGGATATAGAGTCTAAAAAGGAAATGAATATTTCTTATAAGGAAGATTGGACAGGTATGGCAGCACAACCATTTATGTATCCAGCTATGAAACAGAACGAGGGATATATTAAGGATACTATTAAAGGTGCTATACAAATGGAAATAAAGAAGGTGAGTAAGTAA
- a CDS encoding phage tail protein, producing MFKIDLQLFAGTSFNETKISYKEGSMTDFTEIELLMEVPELGGDPEKIDVTTLKDKHKKSIPGITDLGDLAFVFLYDNSSSTSNYRVLKKLQDDKKIATFKLEYPDGTGHEFDAYVNVKIAGGGVNTAATFTASMSLQSDINTTNPA from the coding sequence ATGTTTAAGATAGATTTACAGTTATTTGCAGGAACAAGCTTTAACGAAACAAAAATCTCTTATAAAGAAGGTTCAATGACTGATTTTACAGAGATTGAATTATTAATGGAAGTACCTGAACTTGGAGGGGATCCAGAGAAGATAGATGTAACTACATTGAAAGATAAACATAAAAAGTCTATTCCAGGTATTACAGATTTAGGTGATTTAGCTTTTGTATTTCTATATGACAATAGCAGTTCTACATCTAATTATAGAGTTTTAAAGAAATTACAAGATGATAAGAAGATAGCTACATTTAAGCTAGAGTATCCAGATGGAACAGGTCACGAATTTGATGCCTATGTAAATGTAAAGATTGCAGGTGGTGGAGTTAATACAGCAGCAACATTTACTGCAAGTATGAGTTTACAGAGTGATATAAACACTACTAATCCAGCATAG